A region from the Vicia villosa cultivar HV-30 ecotype Madison, WI linkage group LG3, Vvil1.0, whole genome shotgun sequence genome encodes:
- the LOC131593438 gene encoding uncharacterized protein LOC131593438 → MVERYPSREKKSTSGSNQVYLDGWLKDTRAEKPKSTSESNQVYLDGWLKDTRAEKEKSTQDSNHVYLDGWLKDTRAEKAKSTSESNQVYLDGWLKDTRAEKEKSTQDSNHVYLDGWLKDTRAEKAKSISDSNHVYLDGWLKDTRAEKEKSTPDSNQVYLDGWLKDTRAKKPKSISDSNQVYLYGWLKDSRVEKEKFTADSNQVYLDGWLKDIRSEKAKSAHNANQVYLDGWLKDTRAEKAKSTPDSNQVYLDGWLKDTRAEKEKSASDSNEVYLDGLLKDTREEKPKSTSDSNHVYLDGWLKDTRAEKPKSTADSNQVYLDGWLKDTRAENEKSTPDSKLVYLDGWLKDTRKYIISLFINAYVIPVIFNVVLCFKFICIVRSYFYILSNESLCTK, encoded by the coding sequence atggttgaaagatacccgagCAGAGAAAAAAAATCTACCTCTGGCTCTAatcaagtttaccttgatggatggttgaaagataccagAGCAGAGAAACCAAAGTCCACATCTGAatccaaccaagtttaccttgatggatggctGAAAGATACCCGGGCAGAGAAAGAAAAATCCACCCAAGACTCCAACCatgtttaccttgatggatggttgaaagataccagAGCAGAGAAAGCAAAGTCCACATCCGAATCCAACCAAGTATACCtggatggatggttgaaagatacccgagCAGAGAAAGAAAAATCCACCCAAGACTCCAACCatgtttaccttgatggatggttgaaagataccagAGCAGAAAAAGCAAAATCCATATCTGACTCCAACCATGTTtatcttgatggatggttgaaagataccagAGCAGAGAAAGAAAAATCCACCCCtgactccaaccaagtttaccttgatggatggttgaaagatacccgagCAAAGAAACCAAAATCCATATCtgactccaaccaagtttacctttatggatggttgaaagatagtCGAGTTGAGAAAGAAAAATTTACAGCTGACTCCAACCAAGTATATCTTGATGGCTGGTTGAAAGATATCAGATCTGAGAAAGCAAAGTCCGCCCATAATGCGAACCAAGTTTACCtagatggatggttgaaagatacccgagCAGAGAAAGCAAAATCCACCCCtgactccaaccaagtttaccttgatggatggttaaAAGATACCCGAGCAGAGAAAGAAAAATCTGCCTCTGATTCCAAtgaagtttaccttgatggattgTTGAAAGATACTAGAGAAGAGAAACCAAAATCCACATCTGACTCCAACCacgtttaccttgatggatggttgaaagatacccgagCAGAGAAACCAAAATCTACCGCTGACTCCAACCAAGTTtatcttgatggatggttgaaagatactagAGCTGAGAATGAAAAATCCACTCCAGACTCCAAGCTAGTTTATCTTGATGGATGGTTAAAAGATACCCGGAAGTACATTATATCTTTGTTTATTAATGCCTATGTCATTCCCGTGATTTTCAATGTTGTCCTAtgttttaaatttatatgtaTTGTAAGATCTTATTTCTATATACTAAGTAATGAATCACTGTGTACTAAATAA
- the LOC131659870 gene encoding uncharacterized protein LOC131659870, whose translation MILLETRVKSNKADGIRNKLHIADNYIDNYNEHENGRIWVGWNANEVSVHKLNSSSQFIHCRVDDCSGVFQFWLTAVYAHNELERRKTLWKDIERIHENTVGPWCVIGDFNNVAKAQDRIGGNIVTEREFVDMQDMMLRTGLSEMDSSRDYFTWFNKHTIGPIHSRIDRLLGNVDWFQKYMDVQLKIMSPSVSDHAMLYVDSIVPKRKPMRQFRFTNCLVDMPGFEDVVRTSWIQRVAGSPMKRLWIKLKRLQTVLRRFSYPLSHLQQNLNKAREDLQKAQGELSLNRMDTNTIERVKFCTEEVIRLNGIEESILQQRSKID comes from the coding sequence ATGATATTACTTGAAACTAGAGTGAAAAGTAATAAGGCTGATGGGATAAGAAACAAACTACATATAGCTGACAATTATATTGATAACTATAATGAACATGAGAATGGAAGGATATGGGTGGGTTGGAATGCTAATGAAGTGAGTGTGCATAAGTTGAATAGCTCCAGCCAGTTTATACACTGCAGGGTCGATGATTGTAGTGGTGTTTTTCAATTTTGGTTAACTGCAGTCTATGCCCATAATGAATTAGAAAGGAGAAAGACTCTCTGGAAGGACATTGAGAGAATACATGAGAACACTGTGGGACCTTGGTGTGTGATAGGAGACTTTAACAATGTGGCAAAAGCTCAGGATCGTATAGGGGGAAACATTGTCACTGAGAGGGAATTTGTGGATATGCAGGATATGATGCTGAGAACTGGTTTGAGTGAGATGGATAGTTCTAGAGACTACTTTACTTGGTTCAATAAACATACCATTGGACCTATTCACTCTAGAATTGACAGGCTGTTGGGAAATGTTGACTGGTTTCAAAAGTATATGGATGTGCAACTCAAGATTATGTCTCCAAGTGTCTCAGATCATGCCATGTTATATGTGGACAGTATTGTGCCTAAGAGGAAACCTATGAGACAATTTAGATTCACAAACTGCCTAGTGGATATGCCTGGGTTTGAAGATGTTGTTAGAACTAGCTGGATTCAGAGAGTTGCTGGTAGTCCTATGAAGAGGCTATGGATTAAACTTAAAAGACTCCAGACTGTTCTTAGAAGATTTAGCTATCCTTTATCTCATCTACAGCAGAACTTGAACAAAGCTAGAGAGGATCTGCAAAAAGCTCAAGGAGAACTTAGCCTGAACAGAATGGATACAAACACCATTGAGAGAGTTAAATTTTGCACAGAGGAAGTGATTAGGCTGAATGGAATTGAGGAGAGCATTTTACAACAAAGATCCAAGATTGATTAG